A single region of the Montipora capricornis isolate CH-2021 chromosome 13, ASM3666992v2, whole genome shotgun sequence genome encodes:
- the LOC138029919 gene encoding major facilitator superfamily domain-containing protein 6-like has translation MDDRGHKSNNALMDSNEKQTNDSKGTNETKSLLGRLRSVLQSDLDLIPYKLFYTSVYGAGGCLLPYLPLYYKQLGFSAVQTGILLSIRPLSCFLISPFWGFLADRYQKRRIFLVIGALTYLIKTMSILIIQPKHQRCLFIQESYGNISLAHAKRESQLDANFLNRIFNWKMFVSHQSHKQSRQLVISPPGLMKFNKTQTFVNERHFKTGQRGVSPKQPHPEEYDQERHRSTYSVSIDKGEMEVLFYILLALMIVGDTIIAMVYPVADSCLIDLLSEKKNCYGRIRLWGALSSSLGTLVIGIFIDQSTFNDCGQIRADYKIAFYFSVALMAVSSASILCMKIVYSCKLSKQATFLDIIPLCTSSPKFAFWMASLYLGMLDGFQTQFTSWFLDDLGASSLIVGAAASLHYGFNMVTFFFANYLLDFLSYIRAIGMTLAIYVVLFSCLSVTRAPWLVLFLHSLAGTCFSISWVASVAKVGSEFSSGGLGTTAQGILFGLYMGAGLGGGASLGGVLITFIGIRAAYRLFAGMALLVLIMYSVLSRIESTDDTKEEYQAILTEDPETVREK, from the exons ATGGACGATAGAGGACACAAGAGCAACAACGCTCTCATGGATTCAAATGAAAAGCAAACCAACGATTCGAAGGGAACTAATGAAACGAAAAGCTTGTTAGGTCGCTTGCGCAGTGTTCTGCAAAGTGATCTAGATTTGATCCCCTATAAGCTGTTTTACACAAGTGTTTATGGTGCCGGTGGATGCCTACTCCCATATCTTCCATTGTACTACAAGCAACTTGGATTTTCAGCGGTGCAGACTGGAATATTACTCAGCATTCGTCCGTTGAGTTGTTTCTTGATTTCACCTTTTTGGGGCTTTCTTGCAGATAGGTACCAAAAACGAAGAATCTTCTTAGTTATCGGCGCCTTAACTTACCTCATCAAGACAATGTCGATTTTAATTATTCAACCAAAGCATCAAAGATGTTTGTTTATTCAAGAAAGTTACGGCAATATAAGCCTTGCACATGCTAAGCGGGAATCACAGCTTGACGCAAACTTTCTGAACCGTATTTTCAattggaaaatgtttgtcaGTCATCAGTCACACAAGCAAAGTAGGCAATTAGTGATTTCCCCTCCTGGATTAATGAAATTCAACAAAACGCAGACCTTTGTAAATGAGAGGCACTTTAAAACAGGTCAACGTGGTGTCAGCCCTAAACAGCCACATCCTGAAGAGTATGATCAAGAGCGTCATAGATCAACTTACAGTGTTTCCATCGATAAAGGAGAAATGGAAGTCTTATTTTACATCCTATTGGCTTTAATGATAGTTGGTGATACAATCATAGCGATGGTTTATCCTGTAGCAGATAGCTGTCTCATAGATTTATtaagtgagaaaaaaaattgttatgggCGGATTCGATTATGGGGAGCATTAAGTTCGTCATTGGGAACGCTAGTGATTGGAATATTCATCGATCAATCCACTTTTAATGATTGCGGACAAATTCGAGCAGACTACAAAATTGCCTTCTACTTCTCTGTTGCATTGATGGCAGTCTCTTCCGCCAGCATCTTGTGTATGAAGATCGTCTACAGCTGCAAGTTATCAAAGCAGGCTACATTCCTTGACATCATTCCTCTATGCACTTCGTCGCCGAAATTCGCGTTTTGGATGGCGTCTCTTTATCTCGGGATGCTGGATGGATTTCAAACGCAATTCACGTCGTGGTTTTTAGATGACCTTGGAGCGTCTTCCCTAATTGTGGGTGCAGCGGCAAGCTTGCACTACGGTTTCAACATGGTGACGTTCTTCTTTGCAAACTATTTATTAGACTTTCTTAGTTACATCAGGGCCATAGGCATGACCTTGGCCATCTACGTCGTGCTGTTTTCGTGTCTCTCTGTCACGCGTGCGCCATGGCTTGTTCTTTTCCTTCACTCTTTGGCTGGAActtgtttttcaatttcatgGGTGGCTAGCGTGGCAAAAGTTGGATCTGAATTTTCTTCAGGAGGATTAGGAACAACTGCACAAG GTATTTTGTTCGGTTTGTACATGGGTGCTGGTCTTGGGGGTGGCGCCTCCCTGGGAGGTGTTCTCATTACTTTCATCGGCATCCGTGCAGCCTACCGGCTGTTTGCGGGGATGGCTTTACTAGTATTGATCATGTATAGTGTGCTTTCGCGCATTGAAAGCACCGATGACACTAAGGAAGAGTATCAAGCAATATTGACTGAAGACCCGGAGACTGTAAGAGAAAAGTGA
- the LOC138029920 gene encoding trace amine-associated receptor 9-like — protein MAQENFSFATDHCSGELQNATSIILAFLHSVSGLVSVVGNFAVLLAVYQTPTLHTPSNYYIASLAAGDFLVGMFICPLWVTKSALNIWRNQHPLTIAAELMSMQTLITTTFNLAAVSLDRYLAIIKSYYYLQVMTQSRYSLSIGLIWAFSIAFSFIRLAITEPTDLPYLWIAVAIVGYTLPFAVITYSYYHIYKAAKHQSRRIEADNRAVSVVTAEAGQSGVGSFCGVTKCNKKAANTIGIIIGVYLILAFPSMVIVSIQLITTSVCLKIRMIRYWFWGALFTFSSSAVNPWIYAVRNRDYKRAFKRIFKCRFSSDTRVSVSTGKSIETSQVLELPN, from the coding sequence ATGGCTCAAGAGAACTTTAGTTTCGCAACGGATCACTGCTCGGGCGAACTACAAAATGCGACTTCCATAATTCTGGCATTTCTTCATTCAGTCTCTGGATTGGTGTCTGTTGTCGGCAACTTTGCTGTCCTTCTCGCGGTTTATCAAACGCCAACCCTTCATACACCGTCAAATTACTATATCGCGTCACTAGCAGCCGGTGATTTTCTCGTTGGTATGTTTATCTGTCCACTGTGGGTCACAAAAAGTGCGCTTAACATTTGGCGCAATCAACATCCTTTGACGATAGCTGCTGAACTGATGTCAATGCAAACACTAATAACGACTACCTTCAACTTAGCAGCGGTTAGTCTTGACCGATATTTAGCTATCATAAAGTCGTACTATTATTTGCAAGTTATGACACAATCGCGTTATTCCTTATCGATCGGTCTTATATGGGCTTTTTCCATTGCCTTTTCCTTCATTCGCCTGGCAATTACAGAGCCCACAGATTTACCCTATCTATGGATCGCTGTGGCAATTGTCGGTTATACGCTACCATTCGCAGTTATCACTTACAGCTACTACCACATATACAAGGCAGCAAAGCATCAGAGCAGAAGAATTGAAGCAGATAACAGAGCTGTCTCGGTCGTCACCGCGGAAGCCGGACAATCTGGCGTTGGTTCGTTTTGTGGTGTAACCAAGTGCAACAAGAAGGCAGCGAACACGATCGGGATTATAATTGGGGTCTATCTGATTCTGGCTTTCCCAAGCATGGTAATAGTTAGCATTCAGTTAATAACAACTAGCGTTTGCTTGAAGATTCGTATGATTCGCTATTGGTTTTGGGGCGCTTTGTTTACGTTTAGCAGCTCAGCAGTCAACCCTTGGATTTATGCTGTGAGGAATCGCGATTACAAACGAGCGTTTAAACGTATTTTCAAATGCAGGTTTTCTTCAGATACACGAGTTTCCGTTAGTACTGGCAAGTCCATTGAAACCTCACAAGTGCTTGAGTTACCTAACTAA
- the LOC138028445 gene encoding trace amine-associated receptor 6-like has translation MASSSECSGEISFFSALFLGIFNGVSGFAAITGNLMVLITFFRNRCLRKPCYYLMVSLAAVDLLVGLVVNPFYIALTNFIPWQYRENHLLQLESFLDMITSMTIMHTLTCMSIERYIAVIYSLRYRSVVTGKRSLTAIAVVWILGISLNSLFFVTSNDDLPKMWVTCGIITGIAMTIILVCYAKIFLAARAQSRRIAVSERSASNSNSQGRENSDPAAAKRAAKEAKRARKAAWRVGVTVVAVMFLSMPVFVVGIIQMVIMGDLCRFRFYNQVWMWSTTLSLISSALDPWIYAIGIKEFRDCFKQTIYSKFALLSNMTSCRWRVESQ, from the coding sequence ATGGCTAGTTCATCGGAGTGTTCTGGCGAAATCTCTTTCTTCTCCGCATTGTTTCTAGGGATATTTAACGGAGTCTCCGGTTTCGCAGCTATAACTGGTAATCTCATGGTTTTGATAACGTTTTTTAGGAATCGTTGCCTCAGAAAGCCTTGTTACTATCTAATGGTATCTTTGGCCGCTGTGGATCTTTTGGTTGGACTTGTAGTGAATCCATTCTACATTGCATTAACGAACTTTATACCATGGCAATACAGAGAGAACCATCTACTTCAGCTGGAAAGCTTTCTTGATATGATAACCTCGATGACAATCATGCATACGTTGACTTGCATGAGCATAGAACGGTATATTGCAGTGATCTATTCGCTGAGATATCGCAGTGTTGTAACAGGTAAACGAAGCTTGACTGCAATTGCAGTTGTGTGGATCTTAGGGATTTCGCTTAATTCTTTGTTCTTCGTAACCAGCAACGACGACTTGCCAAAGATGTGGGTAACATGTGGAATTATCACCGGAATAGCGATGACGATCATTCTCGTCTGCTACGCAAAAATTTTCCTCGCAGCACGCGCACAGTCGCGACGAATTGCAGTCTCAGAGAGGAGCGCTTCGAATTCAAACTCTCAAGGCAGAGAAAATTCAGATCCTGCTGCGGCAAAACGAGCTGCAAAGGAGGCTAAAAGGGCCAGGAAAGCAGCGTGGAGAGTCGGAGTCACTGTTGTGGCAGTGATGTTTCTGTCCATGCCAGTCTTCGTTGTCGGCATCATACAGATGGTAATAATGGGCGATCTATGTCGTTTCAGGTTTTATAATCAAGTCTGGATGTGGTCTACAACGCTGTCACTAATAAGCTCAGCATTAGATCCATGGATTTACGCAATAGGAATCAAAGAGTTCAGAGATTGTTTCAAGCAAACTATTTACAGCAAGTTCGCGCTGTTGTCGAATATGACCTCTTGCCGATGGCGAGTCGAGAGTCAGTGA